The Apium graveolens cultivar Ventura chromosome 11, ASM990537v1, whole genome shotgun sequence genome has a window encoding:
- the LOC141696311 gene encoding uncharacterized protein LOC141696311 — protein sequence MATEFDVYEYETSALYDPALSWGWIEERMSDQEFNLYHTIDRKLFYMLISNLGRNVDESVHVVAFLIWLEKIRFSSRTVFKVISWPPHLVFQLADEVAALLMCLMSTDLGDKSISTYLLAQLCFADIDLVHFHQNRIKILENVKKVVVEVCLRAFKDILNGGYPVVVPSPVYPHVAGGFPQLGFGENLGPGSYFPRSHKLAQLLEDPSADLSEIFGGLQLVDGCEDELDVPPDDRTIFLTFSRGYCIAKIEIQEFFTRIFGQCIEDIYMQEVQSDEQPLFARMVCRSASVIPKIAPPGPKSMYNINGKRIYAKKYVRPMKKGKKNKKDRGATSQYTTS from the exons ATGGCTACCGAGTTTGATGTTTACGAATACGAGACGTCTGCTCTGTACGACCCAGCCTTAAGCTGGGGCTGGATAGAAGAAAGAATGAGTGACCAAGAATTTAATCTATACCACACAATTGACAGGAAGCTTTTTTACATGCTAATCTCTAATCTCGGCCGAAATGTTGATGAATCCGTGCATGTAGTGGCCTTTCTCATTTGGCTAGAAAAAATCAGGTTCAGCAGCCGTACTGTCTTCAAGGTGATTTCTTGGCCACCGCATCTTGTTTTTCAACTTGCTGATGAAGTTGCTGCCCTTTTAATGTGCTTAATGAGCACTGACTTAGGGGATAAGTCAATTAGTACGTATTTGCTTGCACAATTATGCTTTGCTGATATAGACTTGGTTCATTTCCACCAGAACAGAATTAAGATTCTTGAAAATGTTAAAAAAGTTGTTGTTGAAGTTTGTTTGAGGGCTTTTAAAGACATATTAAATGGTGGTTATCCAGTTGTTGTCCCTTCTCCTGTTTACCCCCATGTTGCAGGTGGCTTTCCTCAATTAGGGTTTGGAGAAAATCTTGGACCTGGAAGTTACTTTCCGCGCAGCCATAAACTGGCACAATTATTAGAAGATCCCAGTGCGGATCTTAGTGAAATTTTCGGAGGTTTGCAGCTTGTGGATGGATGCGAGGATGAACTAGATGTGCCCCCTGACGATCGAACAATATTCTTGACATTCTCCAGGGGATACTGCATAGCTAAAATTGAAATTCAAGAATTCTTTACAAG GATTTTTGGTCAGTGCATTGAAGATATATACATGCAGGAGGTGCAAAGTGATGAGCAACCACTGTTTGCTCGAATGGTGTGCCGTTCAGCTTCGGTTATTCCAAAAATAGCTCCTCCAGGACCAAAATCTATGTACAACATCAACGGAAAGCGTATCTATGCCAAGAAGTATGTGAGACCCATGAAGAAGgggaagaaaaataaaaaagataGAGGGGCTACTTCCCAGTATACTACTagttaa